Proteins from a single region of Pseudorasbora parva isolate DD20220531a chromosome 22, ASM2467924v1, whole genome shotgun sequence:
- the fam174c gene encoding protein FAM174C, whose product MKYLIHLPLLLTFWIVSYAGDTSDGHDHSTTKQPVTLPKNTSSISTGGSEKNITTNTKMGFDLNGAMINRALYVLIGITAIGVLYFLVRAVRLKKKGVQRKKYGLISNYDDTMEMAHLESDEDDNTVYEAKSLRR is encoded by the exons atgaaatatttaatacatttgccTCTGCTTTTGACTTTTTGGATTGTTTCTTACGCCGGTGACACGAGCGATGGACATGATCACAGTACCACTAAACAACCAGTAACGTTACCCAAGAACACTTCCAGCATCAGTACCGGAGGGTCTGAGAAAAACATAACCACTAACACCAAAATGGGATTCGATCTGAATGGCGCGATGATTAATCGGGCATTATATGTTCTTATCGGGATCACGGCCATCGGAGTTCTGTATTTCTTAGTGAGAGCTGTCCG TCTGAAAAAAAAAGGTGTTCAGAGGAAGAAATACGGGCTTATTTCAAACTATGACGACACAATGGAGATGGCCCACCTGGAAAGCGATGAGGACGATAACACTGTTTATGAGGCCAAATCTTTGAGAAGGTAg
- the ptbp1b gene encoding polypyrimidine tract-binding protein 1b isoform X1, with translation MDGRLETELYPMGSSYAELDVVHDIAVGTKRGSDELFSCVTSGPYIMSSAANGNDSKKFKGEIRSPAAPSRVIHVRKLPNDINEAEVISLGLPFGKVTNLLMLKGKNQAFLEMNTEEAAQTMVTYYSSVTPVIRNHPIFMQYSNHKELKTDNSPNQVRAQAALQAVNAVQTGSMSLGVVDPSGMTGPSPVLRVIVENLFYPVTLDVLHQVYTSSSLFYTVTLDVLHQIFSKFGTVLKVITFTKNNQFQALLQFADGLTAQHAKLALDGQNIYNGCCTLRISFSKLTSLNVKYNNDKSRDYTRPDLPTGDSQPALEHHPMAAFATPGIISASPYAGAHAFPPAFAIQQAAGLTIPGVHGALASLAIPGAAAAAAAASRLGFPALPGSHCVMLVSNLNPERVTPHCLFILFGVYGDVLRVKIMFNKKENALIQMSDGTQAQLAMSHLSGQKLYGRPLRITLSKHTTVQMPREGHEDQGLTKDYSNSPLHRFKKPGSKNYSNIFPPSSTLHLSNIPPAVVEDDLKMLFASTGSLVKNFKFFQKDRKMALIQMGSVEEAIESLIQFHNHDLGENHHLRVSFSKSTI, from the exons agaggATCTGACGAGCTGTTCTCCTGTGTTACCAGTGGGCCCTATATCATGAGCTCTGCAG CCAACGGCAACGACAGCAAGAAGTTTAAAGGAGAAATCAGAAGTCCCGCCGCCCCATCCAGAGTTATACATGTCCGGAAGCTGCCCAATGACATAAATGAAGCAGAAGTCATCTCCCTTGGCCTTCCGTTTGGCAAAGTCACCAATCTGCTTATGCTAAAGGGAAAGAACCAG GCTTTTTTGGAAATGAACACCGAAGAAGCAGCCCAGACGATGGTTACTTACTACTCCTCTGTAACACCCGTGATTAGAAATCATCCCATATTCATGCAGTACTCCAACCACAAAGAGCTGAAAACAGACAACTCACCAAACCAAGTG AGGGCACAGGCAGCACTGCAGGCAGTAAATGCTGTCCAGACAGGTAGCATGTCTCTAGGTGTTGTTGACCCATCCGGTATGACTGGCCCCAGCCCTGTCCTGAGAGTCATCGTTGAAAACCTTTTCTACCCCGTGACCTTAGATGTCCTGCACCAGGTATACACTTCCTCTAGTCTATTCTACACCGTGACCTTAGATGTCCTGCACCAG ATCTTCTCCAAGTTTGGCACAGTGCTGAAAGTGATCACATTCACCAAAAACAACCAGTTTCAAGCTCTACTCCAGTTCGCTGATGGGCTGACAGCACAACATGCCAAGCTG GCTCTAGATGGCCAGAACATCTACAATGGCTGCTGTACCCTGCGCATTAGCTTCTCCAAGCTTACCAGCTTAAATGTCAAATACAATAACGACAAGAGCCGTGACTACACTCGTCCAGACCTGCCCACAGGGGACAGCCAGCCTGCTCTTGAACATCATCCTATGGCTGCTTTCG CTACTCCCGGAATCATCTCTGCCTCACCGTACGCAGGAGCACACGCCTTCCCTCCGGCTTTTGCTATCCAGCAGGCTGCAG GTTTGACAATACCTGGGGTTCATGGAGCCCTTGCCTCACTGGCCATTCCTGGAGCGGCAGCGGCCGCTGCAGCTGCAAGCAGACTGGGCTTCCCCGCCCTCCCTGGCAGCCACTGCGTAATGTTGGTCAGCAACCTGAACCCAGAG AGAGTTACGCCCCACTGCCTCTTTATTCTCTTCG GTGTATATGGGGATGTATTGAGAGTAAAAATTATGTTCAACAAAAAGGAGAACGCTCTCATACAGATGTCTGATGGGACACAGGCTCAGCTCG CAATGAGCCATCTAAGCGGGCAGAAATTATATGGCAGGCCCCTGCGCATCACACTGTCCAAACACACAACTGTCCAGATGCCACGGGAGGGACATGAAGACCAGGGTCTCACCAAAGACTACAGCAACTCTCCTCTCCATCGCTTCAAAAAGCCAGGCTCAAAAAACTACTCCAACATCTTTCCTCCATCATCTACCCTACACCTGTCTAACATCCC ACCCGCTGTTGTTGAAGATGACCTCAAGATGCTCTTTGCTAGCACTGGTTCTCTTGTCAAGAACTTCAAGTTCTTTCA GAAGGATCGCAAGATGGCTCTGATTCAGATGGGTTCAGTGGAGGAAGCAATCGAGTCCCTTATCCAGTTCCATAACCACGATCTCGGGGAAAACCACCATCTTAGGGTTTCCTTCTCCAAGTCCACCATTTGA
- the ptbp1b gene encoding polypyrimidine tract-binding protein 1b isoform X2: MDGRLETELYPMGSSYAELDVVHDIAVGTKRGSDELFSCVTSGPYIMSSAANGNDSKKFKGEIRSPAAPSRVIHVRKLPNDINEAEVISLGLPFGKVTNLLMLKGKNQAFLEMNTEEAAQTMVTYYSSVTPVIRNHPIFMQYSNHKELKTDNSPNQVRAQAALQAVNAVQTGSMSLGVVDPSGMTGPSPVLRVIVENLFYPVTLDVLHQIFSKFGTVLKVITFTKNNQFQALLQFADGLTAQHAKLALDGQNIYNGCCTLRISFSKLTSLNVKYNNDKSRDYTRPDLPTGDSQPALEHHPMAAFATPGIISASPYAGAHAFPPAFAIQQAAGLTIPGVHGALASLAIPGAAAAAAAASRLGFPALPGSHCVMLVSNLNPERVTPHCLFILFGVYGDVLRVKIMFNKKENALIQMSDGTQAQLAMSHLSGQKLYGRPLRITLSKHTTVQMPREGHEDQGLTKDYSNSPLHRFKKPGSKNYSNIFPPSSTLHLSNIPPAVVEDDLKMLFASTGSLVKNFKFFQKDRKMALIQMGSVEEAIESLIQFHNHDLGENHHLRVSFSKSTI; encoded by the exons agaggATCTGACGAGCTGTTCTCCTGTGTTACCAGTGGGCCCTATATCATGAGCTCTGCAG CCAACGGCAACGACAGCAAGAAGTTTAAAGGAGAAATCAGAAGTCCCGCCGCCCCATCCAGAGTTATACATGTCCGGAAGCTGCCCAATGACATAAATGAAGCAGAAGTCATCTCCCTTGGCCTTCCGTTTGGCAAAGTCACCAATCTGCTTATGCTAAAGGGAAAGAACCAG GCTTTTTTGGAAATGAACACCGAAGAAGCAGCCCAGACGATGGTTACTTACTACTCCTCTGTAACACCCGTGATTAGAAATCATCCCATATTCATGCAGTACTCCAACCACAAAGAGCTGAAAACAGACAACTCACCAAACCAAGTG AGGGCACAGGCAGCACTGCAGGCAGTAAATGCTGTCCAGACAGGTAGCATGTCTCTAGGTGTTGTTGACCCATCCGGTATGACTGGCCCCAGCCCTGTCCTGAGAGTCATCGTTGAAAACCTTTTCTACCCCGTGACCTTAGATGTCCTGCACCAG ATCTTCTCCAAGTTTGGCACAGTGCTGAAAGTGATCACATTCACCAAAAACAACCAGTTTCAAGCTCTACTCCAGTTCGCTGATGGGCTGACAGCACAACATGCCAAGCTG GCTCTAGATGGCCAGAACATCTACAATGGCTGCTGTACCCTGCGCATTAGCTTCTCCAAGCTTACCAGCTTAAATGTCAAATACAATAACGACAAGAGCCGTGACTACACTCGTCCAGACCTGCCCACAGGGGACAGCCAGCCTGCTCTTGAACATCATCCTATGGCTGCTTTCG CTACTCCCGGAATCATCTCTGCCTCACCGTACGCAGGAGCACACGCCTTCCCTCCGGCTTTTGCTATCCAGCAGGCTGCAG GTTTGACAATACCTGGGGTTCATGGAGCCCTTGCCTCACTGGCCATTCCTGGAGCGGCAGCGGCCGCTGCAGCTGCAAGCAGACTGGGCTTCCCCGCCCTCCCTGGCAGCCACTGCGTAATGTTGGTCAGCAACCTGAACCCAGAG AGAGTTACGCCCCACTGCCTCTTTATTCTCTTCG GTGTATATGGGGATGTATTGAGAGTAAAAATTATGTTCAACAAAAAGGAGAACGCTCTCATACAGATGTCTGATGGGACACAGGCTCAGCTCG CAATGAGCCATCTAAGCGGGCAGAAATTATATGGCAGGCCCCTGCGCATCACACTGTCCAAACACACAACTGTCCAGATGCCACGGGAGGGACATGAAGACCAGGGTCTCACCAAAGACTACAGCAACTCTCCTCTCCATCGCTTCAAAAAGCCAGGCTCAAAAAACTACTCCAACATCTTTCCTCCATCATCTACCCTACACCTGTCTAACATCCC ACCCGCTGTTGTTGAAGATGACCTCAAGATGCTCTTTGCTAGCACTGGTTCTCTTGTCAAGAACTTCAAGTTCTTTCA GAAGGATCGCAAGATGGCTCTGATTCAGATGGGTTCAGTGGAGGAAGCAATCGAGTCCCTTATCCAGTTCCATAACCACGATCTCGGGGAAAACCACCATCTTAGGGTTTCCTTCTCCAAGTCCACCATTTGA